A DNA window from Stutzerimonas stutzeri contains the following coding sequences:
- a CDS encoding META domain-containing protein translates to MTLRIFPLIATLGLVGCATEPLELQRDVTYIAEWIGDEPVIGRTAVSLTLSEGRAYGNAGCNHWFGSYEQNGQQIRFSNLGSTRKMCAEEIMEQEHAFLDLLNRVERWDVSNIDQLRLWPAEGTSLRLWPEQE, encoded by the coding sequence ATGACTTTGCGTATATTTCCTTTGATTGCAACTCTCGGCCTCGTGGGCTGCGCAACGGAGCCTCTTGAGCTGCAGCGCGACGTCACCTATATCGCCGAGTGGATCGGCGACGAGCCGGTAATCGGCCGTACCGCCGTATCGCTCACGCTCAGTGAAGGGCGCGCCTACGGCAATGCCGGCTGCAATCACTGGTTCGGCAGCTACGAGCAGAACGGACAGCAGATCCGCTTCAGCAACCTGGGCAGTACGCGCAAGATGTGCGCCGAGGAGATCATGGAGCAGGAGCACGCGTTCCTCGACCTGCTCAATCGCGTCGAGCGCTGGGATGTCTCCAACATCGACCAGCTGCGCCTCTGGCCCGCTGAGGGAACTTCGCTGCGGCTGTGGCCGGAGCAGGAATAA
- a CDS encoding dienelactone hydrolase family protein, with the protein MKRHCLLGLLMAASVTAYAEIQTQEIPYTAADGTEMIGYYAYDDAIEGKRPGIVVVHEWWGLNDYAKQRARDLAELGYSALAIDMYGEGKNTEHPKDAMGFMQAAMKDADAAKGRFNAGLDLLKEQAQTDTAKLGAVGYCFGGKVVLDMARQGVPLDGVVSFHGALATETRAAPGSVKARVLVEHGSEDSMISSDDIAALNVEMVKAGADYQFVSLPGAKHGFTNPGADAHQKSGLDVAYQKAADERSWRDMQRFFSETFGAPEAIRAQ; encoded by the coding sequence ATGAAGCGCCACTGCCTGCTCGGCCTGCTCATGGCTGCCAGCGTCACTGCGTATGCAGAGATTCAGACGCAGGAAATTCCCTACACCGCTGCCGACGGCACCGAGATGATCGGCTACTACGCCTATGACGACGCCATCGAGGGCAAGCGCCCCGGCATCGTTGTAGTCCATGAGTGGTGGGGGCTGAACGATTACGCCAAGCAGCGCGCCCGTGACCTCGCCGAACTGGGCTACAGCGCCCTGGCCATCGACATGTACGGTGAAGGCAAGAACACCGAGCATCCCAAGGACGCCATGGGCTTCATGCAGGCGGCGATGAAGGACGCCGACGCCGCCAAGGGTCGTTTCAATGCCGGCCTCGACCTGCTCAAGGAACAGGCCCAGACCGATACCGCCAAACTCGGCGCGGTGGGCTACTGCTTTGGCGGCAAGGTGGTGTTGGACATGGCCCGCCAGGGCGTTCCGCTGGATGGCGTGGTCAGCTTCCACGGCGCGCTGGCGACCGAGACTCGCGCCGCGCCAGGCAGCGTCAAAGCACGCGTGCTGGTCGAGCATGGCAGCGAAGACAGCATGATCAGCAGCGACGACATCGCCGCGCTGAATGTCGAGATGGTCAAAGCCGGCGCCGACTACCAGTTCGTCAGCCTGCCTGGTGCCAAGCACGGCTTCACCAATCCGGGCGCCGACGCCCATCAGAAGAGCGGCCTCGACGTCGCCTATCAGAAAGCCGCGGACGAACGTTCCTGGCGTGACATGCAACGCTTCTTCAGCGAAACCTTCGGCGCACCGGAAGCCATCCGGGCGCAGTGA
- a CDS encoding ABC transporter ATP-binding protein, with product MLTFENVSTFYGKIQALHDINVQVEQGEIVTLIGANGAGKSTLLMTLCGSPQAASGSIRFQGEELVGRQTCDIMRKAIAVVPEGRRIFARLTVEENLSMGGFFTGKTDFQEQLDKVLGLFPRLKERFQQRGGTMSGGEQQMLAIARALMSKPKLLLLDEPSLGLAPIIIQQIFEIIEQLREDGVTVFLVEQNANQALKLADRGYVLENGHIVMQGSGEDLLTDPKVRDAYLGG from the coding sequence ATGCTGACTTTTGAAAACGTCTCGACCTTTTACGGCAAGATCCAGGCGCTGCATGACATCAACGTGCAAGTGGAGCAAGGCGAGATCGTCACCCTGATCGGCGCCAACGGTGCCGGCAAGTCGACGTTGCTGATGACCCTTTGCGGCTCACCGCAGGCGGCCAGTGGCAGCATTCGCTTCCAGGGCGAGGAACTGGTCGGCCGGCAGACCTGCGACATCATGCGCAAGGCCATCGCCGTGGTGCCCGAAGGACGGCGGATCTTCGCTCGCCTGACGGTTGAAGAGAACCTCTCCATGGGCGGTTTCTTCACTGGCAAAACGGACTTCCAGGAGCAGCTGGACAAGGTGCTCGGCCTGTTCCCGCGGCTCAAGGAACGCTTCCAGCAGCGCGGCGGCACCATGTCCGGCGGCGAACAGCAGATGCTTGCCATCGCCCGCGCCCTGATGAGCAAGCCCAAGCTGCTGTTGCTCGATGAACCGTCGCTCGGCCTGGCACCGATCATTATCCAGCAGATCTTCGAGATCATCGAACAGCTGCGCGAGGATGGCGTGACGGTGTTTCTGGTCGAGCAGAACGCCAACCAGGCGCTCAAGCTGGCCGATCGCGGCTACGTGCTGGAGAACGGACACATCGTCATGCAGGGCAGCGGCGAGGACCTGCTGACCGATCCGAAGGTACGTGACGCCTACCTGGGAGGTTGA
- the livG gene encoding high-affinity branched-chain amino acid ABC transporter ATP-binding protein LivG yields the protein MSRPILEVRGLMMRFGGLLAVNEVGLTVHDKQVVSMIGPNGAGKTTVFNCLTGFYQPTAGEILLDGTPIHGLPGHKIARQGVVRTFQNVRLFKDMTAVENLLVAQHRHLNTGFLAGLLKTPGFRKSERAAMDFAAHWLEQVNLTEVANRPAGTLAYGQQRRLEIARCMMTRPRILMLDEPAAGLNPKETEDLKALIAMLRDEHGVTVLLIEHDMKLVMSISDHIYVINQGTPLADGSPEQVRNNPDVIKAYLGEA from the coding sequence ATGAGCCGCCCGATTCTAGAAGTACGCGGCCTGATGATGCGTTTTGGCGGCCTGCTTGCCGTCAACGAGGTGGGGCTGACGGTACACGACAAGCAAGTGGTCTCGATGATCGGCCCCAACGGCGCCGGCAAGACCACGGTATTCAACTGCCTGACCGGCTTCTATCAACCGACCGCCGGGGAGATCCTGCTCGACGGCACGCCGATTCACGGCTTGCCCGGCCACAAGATCGCTCGCCAGGGCGTGGTGCGCACCTTCCAGAACGTCCGCTTGTTCAAGGACATGACGGCGGTGGAGAACCTGCTGGTGGCACAGCATCGTCACTTGAATACCGGCTTCCTTGCCGGCTTGCTGAAGACTCCGGGCTTTCGCAAGAGCGAGCGCGCGGCGATGGATTTCGCTGCGCACTGGCTTGAGCAGGTCAATCTGACCGAGGTTGCCAACCGTCCGGCTGGCACCCTCGCCTACGGCCAGCAGCGCCGCCTGGAAATTGCCCGCTGCATGATGACGCGCCCGCGCATCCTCATGCTCGACGAGCCGGCGGCCGGCCTCAATCCGAAGGAAACCGAGGACCTGAAGGCGCTGATCGCCATGCTGCGCGACGAACATGGCGTCACGGTGCTGCTGATCGAACACGACATGAAGCTGGTCATGAGCATTTCCGACCACATCTACGTGATCAACCAGGGGACGCCGCTGGCCGATGGTTCACCCGAACAGGTGCGCAACAATCCAGACGTGATCAAAGCCTACCTGGGGGAGGCGTAA
- a CDS encoding high-affinity branched-chain amino acid ABC transporter permease LivM, protein MSGNLRTAFFSALLVIAVAVPVFGLKLTTVGIRVEVHGAEIGTFWIIAACAVAMFVWQLFRTHLAAGWAASPNLPTVPAGAGNFFTLPSTQRWIILALVLVALVWPFYGSRGAVDIATLILIYVMLGLGLNIVVGLAGLLDLGYVGFYAVGAYTYALLSHYYGVGFWTALPIAGAMAALFGFLLGFPVLRLRGDYLAIVTLGFGEIIRILLRNMTSVTGGPNGISGIDKPTLFGLSFDRRAAEGMQTFHEYFGVAYNSVNKVIFLYLIALLLVLLTLFVINRLLRMPIGRAWEALREDEIACRALGMNPTVIKLSAFTLGATFAGFAGSFFAARQGLVSPESFTFIESAIILAIVVLGGMGSQLGVILAAIVMILLPELMREFSEYRMLMFGALMVLMMIWRPQGLLPMQRPHLELKQ, encoded by the coding sequence ATGAGCGGCAATCTCCGTACAGCCTTCTTCAGCGCCCTGCTGGTCATCGCCGTGGCGGTGCCGGTGTTCGGCCTGAAGCTCACCACCGTCGGTATCCGTGTCGAAGTGCATGGCGCCGAAATCGGTACCTTCTGGATCATCGCCGCATGTGCCGTTGCCATGTTCGTCTGGCAGCTGTTTCGCACGCACCTGGCCGCTGGTTGGGCCGCGAGCCCGAACTTGCCCACCGTGCCTGCCGGCGCCGGCAATTTCTTCACGCTGCCCTCGACCCAACGCTGGATCATCCTGGCGCTGGTGCTGGTTGCGCTGGTGTGGCCGTTCTACGGATCACGGGGCGCGGTAGATATCGCCACGCTGATCCTGATCTACGTGATGCTCGGTCTCGGCCTGAACATCGTCGTGGGTCTGGCCGGCTTGCTGGACCTCGGTTATGTCGGCTTCTACGCCGTCGGCGCCTACACCTACGCGCTGCTCTCGCACTACTACGGTGTCGGGTTCTGGACCGCCTTGCCCATCGCCGGCGCGATGGCTGCCTTGTTTGGCTTCCTGCTGGGCTTTCCGGTATTGCGCTTGCGCGGTGACTATCTGGCTATCGTGACCCTCGGCTTTGGCGAGATCATTCGCATCCTGCTGCGCAACATGACCAGTGTCACCGGCGGCCCGAACGGCATCAGCGGCATCGACAAACCGACCCTGTTCGGCCTGTCCTTCGACCGCCGTGCCGCCGAAGGCATGCAGACGTTCCACGAGTATTTCGGCGTGGCCTACAACTCGGTGAACAAGGTGATCTTCCTGTACCTGATCGCCCTGCTGCTGGTACTGCTGACGCTGTTCGTGATCAACCGCCTGCTGCGCATGCCGATCGGTCGCGCCTGGGAAGCCTTGCGCGAAGACGAGATCGCCTGCCGCGCCCTGGGCATGAACCCCACCGTGATCAAGCTCTCGGCATTCACCCTCGGCGCGACCTTCGCCGGTTTCGCCGGCAGCTTCTTCGCCGCGCGCCAGGGGCTGGTATCGCCGGAGTCCTTCACCTTCATCGAGTCGGCGATCATCCTCGCCATCGTGGTGCTGGGTGGCATGGGCTCGCAGCTCGGCGTGATTCTCGCGGCGATCGTGATGATCCTGCTGCCCGAGCTGATGCGCGAATTCAGTGAGTACCGCATGTTGATGTTCGGCGCCCTGATGGTGCTGATGATGATCTGGCGCCCGCAAGGTCTGCTGCCGATGCAGCGCCCACACCTGGAGCTGAAACAATGA
- the livH gene encoding high-affinity branched-chain amino acid ABC transporter permease LivH has product MPELYHYLQQLINGLTVGSTYALIAIGYTMVYGIIGMINFAHGEVYMIGSYVTFIAIVGLSMMGLDALPILMIGGFVAAMIVTSAYGYSIERVAYRPLRGSNRLIPLISAIGMSIFLQNVVLLAQDSKDKAIPNLMPGNLVIGESAMNGVVISYMQILIFVVTFAAMYGLTMFISRSRLGRACRACAEDLKMANLLGINTNSIIALTFVIGAALAAVAAVLISMQYGVINPHIGFLAGIKAFTAAVLGGIGSIPGAMLGGLVLGVAEAFGADIFGDQYKDVVAFSLLILVLLFRPTGILGRPEVEKV; this is encoded by the coding sequence ATGCCTGAGCTTTACCACTACCTACAACAACTGATCAACGGGCTTACCGTTGGCAGCACGTACGCGCTGATCGCCATCGGGTACACGATGGTTTACGGCATCATCGGCATGATCAACTTCGCCCACGGCGAGGTGTACATGATCGGTTCGTATGTCACCTTCATCGCGATTGTCGGCCTGTCCATGATGGGCCTGGATGCCTTGCCCATACTGATGATTGGCGGTTTCGTCGCCGCCATGATCGTCACCAGCGCCTACGGTTACAGCATCGAACGGGTCGCCTACCGTCCACTTCGCGGCAGTAACCGCTTGATCCCGCTGATTTCTGCGATCGGCATGTCGATCTTCCTGCAGAACGTCGTACTGCTGGCACAGGACTCCAAGGACAAGGCGATCCCCAACCTGATGCCGGGCAACCTGGTCATCGGTGAAAGCGCCATGAACGGCGTAGTGATCTCGTACATGCAGATCCTGATCTTCGTGGTGACCTTCGCCGCGATGTACGGCCTGACGATGTTCATCTCGCGTTCACGTCTGGGTCGCGCCTGCCGCGCCTGCGCCGAAGATCTGAAGATGGCCAACCTGCTAGGCATCAACACCAACAGCATCATCGCCCTGACTTTCGTCATCGGTGCTGCGCTGGCTGCCGTCGCGGCAGTGCTGATCAGCATGCAGTACGGGGTCATCAATCCACACATCGGCTTCCTGGCCGGCATCAAGGCGTTCACCGCAGCGGTGCTCGGCGGTATCGGCAGCATTCCGGGCGCCATGCTCGGTGGTCTGGTACTCGGCGTAGCCGAAGCCTTCGGTGCGGACATTTTCGGAGACCAGTACAAGGACGTCGTGGCGTTCAGCCTGCTGATCCTGGTGTTGCTGTTCCGCCCAACCGGCATCCTCGGTCGTCCGGAGGTTGAAAAGGTATGA
- a CDS encoding branched-chain amino acid ABC transporter substrate-binding protein — MKTKQRLSKIFLAMALTGAASYTLAADTIRIGLAGPVTGPVAQYGDMQFIGAEMAIEQINKAGGVNGAQLQGVRYDDACDPKQAVAVANKIVNDNVKFVVGHLCSSSTQPASDIYEDEGILMITAASTSPDITSRGYELIFRTIGLDSLQGPTAGNFIADHVKPKNVAVIHDKQQYGEGIATAVKQTLEGKNIKVGLFEGINAGDKDFSSLIAKLKREGVDFIYYGGYHPELGLLLRQSKEKGLNVRFMGPEGVGNSEISAIAGPASEGMLVTLPKSFDQDPRNKELVDGFKAKKQDPTGPFVFPAYAAVQVIAEGIEKAGSTDTDKVAEALRSNTFDTPTGMLAFDEKGDLKDFNFVVYEWHQDGTKTEAK; from the coding sequence ATGAAGACCAAGCAGCGTCTTTCGAAAATTTTCCTGGCAATGGCACTGACCGGCGCAGCCAGCTACACCTTGGCCGCCGACACAATCCGCATCGGATTGGCAGGGCCGGTAACCGGACCGGTGGCGCAGTACGGGGACATGCAGTTCATCGGGGCCGAAATGGCCATCGAACAGATCAACAAGGCCGGCGGGGTGAACGGCGCTCAACTGCAAGGTGTTCGCTATGACGACGCCTGCGATCCGAAACAGGCCGTGGCGGTGGCCAACAAGATCGTCAACGACAACGTCAAGTTCGTGGTCGGTCATCTCTGCTCCAGCTCCACGCAGCCAGCATCCGACATTTATGAGGACGAAGGCATCCTGATGATTACCGCGGCGTCGACCAGCCCGGACATCACCTCCCGCGGTTACGAACTGATCTTCCGCACCATCGGCCTCGATAGCCTGCAGGGCCCAACCGCTGGCAACTTCATTGCCGACCACGTCAAGCCGAAGAATGTCGCGGTCATCCACGACAAGCAGCAATACGGTGAAGGCATCGCCACTGCGGTCAAGCAGACCCTGGAAGGCAAGAACATCAAGGTCGGCCTGTTCGAAGGCATCAATGCCGGCGACAAGGACTTCTCCTCGCTGATCGCCAAGCTCAAGCGTGAAGGCGTGGACTTCATCTACTACGGCGGCTATCACCCGGAACTGGGCCTGCTGCTGCGTCAGTCCAAGGAAAAAGGCCTGAACGTGCGCTTCATGGGTCCGGAAGGCGTCGGCAACTCGGAAATCTCCGCCATCGCCGGTCCAGCTTCCGAAGGCATGCTCGTGACACTGCCGAAGTCGTTCGATCAGGATCCGCGCAACAAGGAGCTGGTGGACGGCTTCAAAGCCAAGAAGCAGGACCCGACCGGCCCGTTCGTGTTCCCGGCCTACGCCGCCGTGCAGGTCATTGCCGAAGGCATCGAGAAAGCGGGTAGCACCGACACCGACAAGGTCGCCGAGGCGCTGCGCAGCAACACCTTCGACACCCCTACCGGCATGCTCGCGTTCGACGAGAAAGGCGATCTGAAGGACTTCAATTTCGTCGTCTACGAATGGCACCAGGACGGCACCAAGACCGAAGCCAAGTAA
- a CDS encoding DUF2288 domain-containing protein: MADDASTLYAKLLGETAAITWQELQPFFARGALLHVAGDADLVAVAMAVADDDQGKVAAWLSGGQLSKMQAEQAQDWQQRDPNLWAVVVAPWVLVQEREQQPVVH, translated from the coding sequence ATGGCCGACGACGCAAGCACTCTTTATGCCAAGCTGCTAGGGGAAACTGCAGCGATTACGTGGCAGGAACTGCAGCCATTCTTTGCCCGTGGCGCGTTGCTGCATGTGGCGGGCGATGCCGATCTGGTCGCGGTGGCGATGGCCGTCGCTGACGATGATCAGGGCAAGGTGGCCGCATGGCTGAGCGGTGGCCAGCTGTCGAAGATGCAGGCCGAGCAGGCGCAGGACTGGCAGCAGCGCGACCCGAATCTGTGGGCTGTGGTCGTCGCCCCTTGGGTACTGGTGCAGGAGCGGGAGCAGCAGCCTGTCGTGCACTGA
- the phnE gene encoding phosphonate ABC transporter, permease protein PhnE yields MRLLSRLLIPAGLAAAVVAAFAYLELESTALLSGDGLAQMAAYASGFMAPDLSSPHLQAIFYGTLETLAMSAIGTLLAALLGLLLALPAAGRFGLLPQAASRLLLNALRAIPELVWAALMVLAAGLGPNAGTLALALHTAGVLGRLFAEALENTPPQPGDALRLAGSGRIAAFCYGTLPALWPQLVAYTLYRWENNIRMASVLGFVGAGGLGQMLYMSLSLFQEAQASTVILAMLLMVLAVDSLSAWARQRWVRS; encoded by the coding sequence GTGAGACTGCTGTCGCGCCTGCTGATCCCGGCCGGGCTGGCCGCCGCCGTAGTGGCCGCATTTGCCTACCTGGAACTGGAGAGCACGGCCTTGCTGAGCGGGGACGGCCTCGCGCAGATGGCCGCTTACGCCTCCGGCTTCATGGCGCCGGACCTGTCCTCACCGCACCTGCAGGCAATCTTCTACGGCACGCTGGAAACCCTGGCGATGTCGGCCATCGGCACCTTGCTCGCGGCCCTGCTCGGCTTGCTGCTGGCACTGCCAGCGGCAGGCCGCTTTGGTCTGCTACCGCAGGCGGCGTCACGGCTGTTGCTCAATGCGCTGCGGGCAATACCGGAGTTGGTGTGGGCGGCCCTGATGGTGCTGGCCGCCGGGCTCGGCCCAAATGCCGGGACGCTAGCGCTGGCCCTACATACCGCCGGCGTGCTTGGCCGCCTGTTCGCCGAGGCCCTGGAGAACACCCCGCCACAGCCGGGCGATGCCTTGCGATTGGCCGGTAGCGGACGCATCGCGGCGTTCTGCTACGGCACCCTGCCAGCGCTCTGGCCGCAGCTGGTGGCGTATACCTTGTATCGCTGGGAAAACAATATCCGCATGGCCAGCGTGCTCGGCTTCGTCGGCGCCGGCGGGTTGGGCCAGATGCTCTATATGAGTCTGAGCCTGTTCCAAGAAGCTCAGGCCTCAACGGTCATCCTTGCCATGCTCTTGATGGTATTGGCAGTGGACAGCCTCAGCGCTTGGGCGCGGCAGCGCTGGGTACGCAGCTAA
- a CDS encoding PhnE/PtxC family ABC transporter permease: MLNRALTRQDPATASRLMLTLLALALLWPGLKLSELDLGVLFDGSNAGIMGTFLSAFWPPEHSGEFLGLLGQATLETLAIATAGMTLALSVALPCALLATRALSLSALSRGGRPAWWAQALRWPVRGLLIVLRSIPEIVWALLFVRAVGLGPTAGVLAIAITYAGMLGKVYAEIFESVDPLPARALLGAGASRMQAFLYGVLPQATGEMLSYTVYRWECAIRASVVMGFVGAGGLGQQMDLSMRMFAGGEVASMLLTFLMLVLLADLLSRLLRWRFA; encoded by the coding sequence ATGCTGAACCGCGCGCTCACCCGCCAAGACCCCGCCACCGCTTCACGCCTGATGCTGACACTGCTGGCCCTGGCGCTGCTGTGGCCCGGACTGAAGCTGAGCGAACTGGATCTAGGCGTGCTGTTCGATGGCAGTAATGCGGGAATCATGGGTACGTTTCTATCGGCGTTCTGGCCGCCGGAGCACAGCGGCGAGTTTCTCGGCCTGCTCGGACAGGCAACGCTGGAAACTCTGGCCATTGCCACCGCTGGCATGACACTGGCGCTGAGTGTCGCCCTGCCCTGCGCCCTGCTTGCCACCCGCGCGCTGTCCCTCTCGGCACTCAGCCGCGGCGGCCGCCCGGCCTGGTGGGCGCAGGCCTTGCGCTGGCCAGTGCGCGGATTGCTGATCGTATTGCGCAGCATCCCGGAGATCGTCTGGGCGCTGTTGTTCGTCCGCGCCGTGGGCCTCGGCCCGACCGCCGGTGTGCTGGCCATCGCCATCACCTATGCCGGCATGCTCGGCAAGGTCTACGCAGAAATTTTCGAATCGGTCGACCCGCTGCCGGCCCGGGCCCTGCTAGGTGCCGGCGCCTCGCGGATGCAGGCGTTTCTCTATGGTGTGCTGCCGCAGGCCACGGGCGAAATGCTGTCGTACACCGTTTACCGCTGGGAGTGCGCGATCCGCGCATCGGTGGTGATGGGTTTCGTCGGCGCCGGTGGCCTGGGCCAGCAGATGGATCTGTCGATGCGCATGTTTGCCGGCGGTGAAGTCGCCAGCATGCTGCTGACGTTCCTGATGCTGGTGCTGCTGGCCGATCTGCTGAGCCGCTTGCTGCGCTGGAGATTCGCGTGA
- a CDS encoding phosphonate ABC transporter ATP-binding protein, with translation MSTLQAPPAPDCATEREPALGLAGVGHTHAGGQPALRGIDLQIAQGERVAIIGPSGAGKTTLLRLLATSLKPDQGEIELLGKRPWTLATAARQRLRTQIGLIHQAPPLPPRQRVITAVLAGRLGHWSLLKSLLSLIFPLDRQGAADALGRLDLADKLYMRCDQLSGGQLQRVGIARMLYQAPALILADEPVSAMDPVLASHTLGVLSREAQRRSATLLASLHAVELALEHFPRIIGVRDGRILFDKPATDIGRDELAALYANEQLQHAPSPPAAPAPQLNIPRC, from the coding sequence GTGAGCACCTTGCAGGCGCCGCCAGCGCCAGACTGCGCGACCGAACGTGAGCCGGCTTTAGGGCTGGCTGGCGTGGGGCACACCCATGCCGGCGGCCAGCCTGCGTTGCGTGGGATCGATCTGCAGATCGCCCAAGGCGAACGTGTCGCGATCATCGGACCGTCCGGAGCAGGCAAGACCACGCTGCTGCGCCTTCTTGCCACTTCGCTCAAGCCTGACCAGGGCGAGATCGAGTTGCTGGGCAAGCGTCCCTGGACGCTTGCGACCGCCGCCCGGCAACGACTGCGCACGCAGATAGGCCTGATTCACCAGGCGCCACCGCTGCCGCCCAGGCAACGTGTAATCACCGCAGTGCTGGCTGGCCGCCTTGGCCACTGGTCACTACTCAAGAGCCTGCTCAGCCTGATCTTTCCGCTGGACCGCCAGGGCGCTGCCGATGCGCTCGGACGTCTCGATCTCGCCGACAAGCTGTACATGCGTTGCGACCAGCTGTCGGGCGGTCAGCTACAGCGGGTCGGGATCGCCCGCATGCTTTACCAGGCACCGGCTCTGATTCTTGCCGACGAACCCGTCTCGGCCATGGACCCGGTACTTGCCAGTCACACCCTGGGGGTACTGAGCCGCGAAGCCCAGCGCCGCAGCGCCACGCTGCTGGCCAGCCTGCACGCGGTGGAACTGGCACTGGAACACTTTCCGCGCATCATCGGTGTACGTGACGGACGCATCCTGTTCGATAAACCCGCCACTGATATCGGCCGTGACGAGCTGGCCGCGCTATATGCCAATGAACAGCTCCAGCACGCCCCGTCGCCACCTGCTGCACCGGCCCCGCAACTGAACATCCCGCGATGCTGA